GTAGCTTTAAATAAATCAAACATATCAAATTTACTATCAAGCTCTCCTACTACATCACTTACCATATGCATTACATGAGAATATCTCTCAACTCTCATTATTTCAGGCACTTTAACACTTCCAGCCTTAGCAACTCTTCCTACATCATTTCTTCCTAAATCAACAAGCATTATATGTTCAGCAACCTCTTTTGGGTCATTTATCATATCTTTTTCTAATTCTAAATCTTTTTTTAGACTCTCTCCTCTTTTTCTTGTCCCTGCAATTGGTCTTAAAAGAATCATTCCATCATTAAGTCTTACCATTACCTCAGGGGAACTTCCAATAATAGCAAAATCATCAATATCTAAATAAAAAAGATAAGGAGAAGGATTTTTACTTCTAAGCTTCCTATAAAAAGAGAGTCTATCAACTTTTGCTTTTACTTTTAATCTATTAGATAAAACTATTTGAAAAATATCACCATTTTTAATATTTTCTTTTGCATTATTAACCATTTCAAAAAATTTTTCTTTACTAAAAATAAATTTAGGCTCCTCTATAATTTCTGCTTTTTTTAAAGGGAAGTGTTTATATGAAGAGTTGATTAAGTCCCTAATAACATAAAGCAACTTTTCATACTTTTTATCATTAATTATAATAGTGAGTTCTGAAAATTTATGAGAATACCCAATTACAATTTTTGGTCTTATCATATAAAAATCAGGTATATTAATTTCATCTTTTAAATTATCCATAACTTTTTTTAAAACAGGTTCAAAAATTTTCACCATATCATATCCAATATATCCTACAAATCCATCAACAAAACCAATTTTTAATGTTTTTGATAATTCTCTATATTTATCAAAATCAATTTTTAAATAATATTTCTTTAAAAAAGTAAAAGGGTCTTCACTTAAAACTTGCTCAATCTCTCCATCAAAATAATGTGTTTTATAATCTTTGTAAAATATTTTTTCTTTTTCACCTATAAAGATAAATGAATAATTACCATCACTATTATTTATTACACTCTCAAGTAAGAAAAGCTTTTCA
This Caminibacter mediatlanticus TB-2 DNA region includes the following protein-coding sequences:
- a CDS encoding anthranilate synthase component I family protein, which translates into the protein MVYDKFLVDEFSIIAIYNKLKELFKNEKLFLLESVINNSDGNYSFIFIGEKEKIFYKDYKTHYFDGEIEQVLSEDPFTFLKKYYLKIDFDKYRELSKTLKIGFVDGFVGYIGYDMVKIFEPVLKKVMDNLKDEINIPDFYMIRPKIVIGYSHKFSELTIIINDKKYEKLLYVIRDLINSSYKHFPLKKAEIIEEPKFIFSKEKFFEMVNNAKENIKNGDIFQIVLSNRLKVKAKVDRLSFYRKLRSKNPSPYLFYLDIDDFAIIGSSPEVMVRLNDGMILLRPIAGTRKRGESLKKDLELEKDMINDPKEVAEHIMLVDLGRNDVGRVAKAGSVKVPEIMRVERYSHVMHMVSDVVGELDSKFDMFDLFKATFTAGTMTGAPKIKAMELIAKYEGIKRGYYAGSVGYFGFDGNMDSAITIRSALIKGDEVIFQAGAGIVADSKPELEYKEVNNKLGALVATLKELNGNS